Proteins found in one Gadus macrocephalus chromosome 23, ASM3116895v1 genomic segment:
- the mastl gene encoding serine/threonine-protein kinase greatwall isoform X2, whose translation MDAKEKHPEDESNSIVKPYDPRKTASIDDFMILKPISRGAFGKVYLARKKCKPNAQLYAIKVMRKADMVDKNMTGQMKGERDALAICKSPFVVHLYYCLQTATKIFLVMEYLIGGDVKSLLHIYGYFDQDMAVKYIIEVSLALDYLHRHNIIHRDLKPDNMLISNEGHIKLTDFGLSKVKLDRELNLSDILTTPSLAKPDKHYSRTPGQVLSLICSLGFNTPEAEYRRSCSASAVPSPMSCDRAERKKQSLCSLQVKRKKNRMFGPGGSSQKRAAMKCMFSPQSLGKNLTPTLLKTRRRFETMSAVSNTESEGECSPLWECEEKENQPVSNMAVGEGPSDTQPTKTESVCPDADRGLELTSSEKFKFSAEAASGPPAHPTTAPQGNDPQPGSDGQAASPAPGKRTFSDVEKSPEAAAAGTQAKRANTAYEGAFQTPPEERPSGLTGAFSTVLLEDLRPFPGISSPLGVTKNLFGELHDPAEDVFLAPGPEDSSFTSDQELCRNLCLDSDGSLNESSVLVGESPTSEASSPSCRRRSTPSPGAERTGGREASTEPTPQRPNLFRRGELQSPCLGRAPAGATTPPLAAQSPCFLKPRPGVAFRSYCSSISRSNFSSHSVESMDTSSMPSLVTGGVTPVQRTHSSNGSRYQTPQPMTPSHTPFRTPKSVRRGPVPALGAQILGTPDYLAPELLLGKPHDFMVDWWALGVCLFEFLTGVPPFNDETPQLVFQNILNRDIPWPEGEEELSGNARSAIEILLTMDVTKRAGLKELSGHPLFEGQDWDDIQNQAMPFVPQPENDTDTSYFEARNQAQHLVVSGFSL comes from the exons GTGATGAGGAAAGCCGACATGGTGGATAAGAACATGACGGGccagatgaagggagagagagatgccctGGCCATCTGCAAAAGTCCCTTTGTGGTCCACCTGTACTACTGCCTTCAAACGGCCACTAAAATCTTTCTG GTCATGGAATATCTCATTGGTGGCGACGTTAAGTCTCTTCTCCACATCTATGGTTATTTTGACCAGGATATGGCTGTGAAATACATTATAGAAGTATCACTGGCGTTGGACTATCTGCACCGTCACAATATAATACACAG GGACCTGAAACCTGACAATATGCTGATCTCCAACGAAGGACACATCAAACTGACCGACTTTGGTCTTTCTAAAGTTAAGCTGGATAGAG AGCTGAATCTGTCGGACATCCTGACCACCCCTTCCCTGGCCAAGCCGGATAAACACTACTCTCGAACCCCTGGCCAGGTCCTCTCCTTGATCTGCTCTCTAGGATTT AACACGCCAGAAGCGGAGTACCGGCGCAGCTGTAGCGCGTCAGCGGTGCCCAGCCCCATGTCGTGTGACCGCGCCGAGCGCAAGAAGCAGTCCCTGTGCTCGCTGCAGGTCAAGAGGAAGAAGAATCGAATGTTCGGGCCCGGTGGCTCCTCCCAGAAACGCG CGGCCATGAAGTGCATGTTCAGCCCGCAGTCCCTGGGCAAGAACCTGACCCCCACGCTGCTGAAGACCCGGCGGAGGTTCGAGACCATGAGCGCCGTCAGCAACACCGAGTCGGAGGGCGAGTGCAGCCCGCTGTGGGAGTGTGAGGAG AAAGAAAACCAACCTGTAAGCAACATGGCCGTGGGCGAGGGGCCTTCCGACACCCAGCCGACGAAGACAGAGTCCGTCTGTCCCGATGCAGACCGGGGCCTCGAACTGACCTCGTCCGAGAAGTTCAAGTTCTCAGCCGAGGCGGCCTCCGGACCGCCCGCACACCCCACCACCGCACCCCAGGGGAACGACCCCCAACCTGGGTCGGACGGTCAGGCGGCCAGCCCGGCGCCCGGCAAGAGGACGTTCTCGGACGTGGAGAAGAGCcccgaggcggcggcggcggggaccCAGGCTAAGCGGGCCAACACGGCCTACGAGGGGGCCTTCCAGACCCCCCCGGAGGAGAGGCCCTCGGGGCTCACCGGGGCGTTCTCCACCGTCCTCCTGGAGGACCTCAGGCCTTTCCCCGGCATCTCCAGCCCGCTCGGCGTCACCAAGAACCTCTTTGGCGAGCTGCACGACCCCGCGGAGGACGTGTTCCTGGCCCCGGGGCCGGAGGACTCCAGCTTCACCTCGGACCAGGAGCTCTGCCGCAACCTGTGCCTGGACTCGGACGGCTCGCTGAACGAGAGCTCCGTGCTCGTCGGCGAGAGCCCCACGTCGGAGGCCTCCAGCCCGTCCTGCCGCCGCCGCTCCACGCCGTCCCCGGGCGCGGAGCGCACCGGGGGCCGCGAGGCCTCGACGGAGCCCACCCCGCAGAGGCCCAACCTGTTCCGCCGGGGGGAGCTCCAGTCGCCCTGCCTCGGGCGAGCGCCGGCGGGCGCGACCACCCCGCCTTTGGCCGCCCAGTCGCCGTGCTTCCTGAAGCCCCGGCCCGGGGTGGCGTTCCGCAGCTACTGCAGCTCCATCAGCCGCTCCAACTTCTCCAGCCACTCGGTGGAGTCCATGGACACGTCCTCCATGCCGTCCCTCGTCACGGGCGGCGTCACGCCCGTCCAGAGGACGCACAGCTCCAACGGCTCCCGCTATCAG ACGCCCCAGCCCATGACGCCGTCCCACACCCCCTTCAGGACCCCCAAGAGTGTTCGCCGGGGCCCCGTGCCGGCCCTGGGGGCCCAGATACTGGGCACCCCAGACTATCTGGCCCCGGAACTCCTGCTGGGCAAACCGCACG ACTTCATGGTGGACTGGTGGGCCCTGGGGGTGTGCCTGTTTGAGTTCCTCACGGGCGTGCCCCCCTTCAACGACGAGACGCCACAGCTTGTCTTCCAGAACATCCTCAACcgag ACATCCCGTggccagagggagaggaggagctgtCCGGGAACGCCAGGAGCGCCATCGAGATCCTGCTGACCATGGACGTGACCAAGCGAGCCGGCCTCAAGG AGCTGAGCGGCCACCCTTTGTTCGAGGGCCAGGACTGGGACGACATCCAGAACCAGGCCATGCCCTTTGTCCCCCAGCCGGAGAACGACACGGACACGTCCTACTTTGAGGCGAGGAACCAGGCCCAGCACCTTGTCGTGTCCGGGTTCAGCCTCTAG
- the mastl gene encoding serine/threonine-protein kinase greatwall isoform X1, whose amino-acid sequence MDAKEKHPEDESNSIVKPYDPRKTASIDDFMILKPISRGAFGKVYLARKKCKPNAQLYAIKVMRKADMVDKNMTGQMKGERDALAICKSPFVVHLYYCLQTATKIFLVMEYLIGGDVKSLLHIYGYFDQDMAVKYIIEVSLALDYLHRHNIIHRDLKPDNMLISNEGHIKLTDFGLSKVKLDRELNLSDILTTPSLAKPDKHYSRTPGQVLSLICSLGFNTPEAEYRRSCSASAVPSPMSCDRAERKKQSLCSLQVKRKKNRMFGPGGSSQKRAAMKCMFSPQSLGKNLTPTLLKTRRRFETMSAVSNTESEGECSPLWECEEKENQPVSNMAVGEGPSDTQPTKTESVCPDADRGLELTSSEKFKFSAEAASGPPAHPTTAPQGNDPQPGSDGQAASPAPGKRTFSDVEKSPEAAAAGTQAKRANTAYEGAFQTPPEERPSGLTGAFSTVLLEDLRPFPGISSPLGVTKNLFGELHDPAEDVFLAPGPEDSSFTSDQELCRNLCLDSDGSLNESSVLVGESPTSEASSPSCRRRSTPSPGAERTGGREASTEPTPQRPNLFRRGELQSPCLGRAPAGATTPPLAAQSPCFLKPRPGVAFRSYCSSISRSNFSSHSVESMDTSSMPSLVTGGVTPVQRTHSSNGSRYQTPQPMTPSHTPFRTPKSVRRGPVPALGAQILGTPDYLAPELLLGKPHVSGYGCCDFMVDWWALGVCLFEFLTGVPPFNDETPQLVFQNILNRDIPWPEGEEELSGNARSAIEILLTMDVTKRAGLKELSGHPLFEGQDWDDIQNQAMPFVPQPENDTDTSYFEARNQAQHLVVSGFSL is encoded by the exons GTGATGAGGAAAGCCGACATGGTGGATAAGAACATGACGGGccagatgaagggagagagagatgccctGGCCATCTGCAAAAGTCCCTTTGTGGTCCACCTGTACTACTGCCTTCAAACGGCCACTAAAATCTTTCTG GTCATGGAATATCTCATTGGTGGCGACGTTAAGTCTCTTCTCCACATCTATGGTTATTTTGACCAGGATATGGCTGTGAAATACATTATAGAAGTATCACTGGCGTTGGACTATCTGCACCGTCACAATATAATACACAG GGACCTGAAACCTGACAATATGCTGATCTCCAACGAAGGACACATCAAACTGACCGACTTTGGTCTTTCTAAAGTTAAGCTGGATAGAG AGCTGAATCTGTCGGACATCCTGACCACCCCTTCCCTGGCCAAGCCGGATAAACACTACTCTCGAACCCCTGGCCAGGTCCTCTCCTTGATCTGCTCTCTAGGATTT AACACGCCAGAAGCGGAGTACCGGCGCAGCTGTAGCGCGTCAGCGGTGCCCAGCCCCATGTCGTGTGACCGCGCCGAGCGCAAGAAGCAGTCCCTGTGCTCGCTGCAGGTCAAGAGGAAGAAGAATCGAATGTTCGGGCCCGGTGGCTCCTCCCAGAAACGCG CGGCCATGAAGTGCATGTTCAGCCCGCAGTCCCTGGGCAAGAACCTGACCCCCACGCTGCTGAAGACCCGGCGGAGGTTCGAGACCATGAGCGCCGTCAGCAACACCGAGTCGGAGGGCGAGTGCAGCCCGCTGTGGGAGTGTGAGGAG AAAGAAAACCAACCTGTAAGCAACATGGCCGTGGGCGAGGGGCCTTCCGACACCCAGCCGACGAAGACAGAGTCCGTCTGTCCCGATGCAGACCGGGGCCTCGAACTGACCTCGTCCGAGAAGTTCAAGTTCTCAGCCGAGGCGGCCTCCGGACCGCCCGCACACCCCACCACCGCACCCCAGGGGAACGACCCCCAACCTGGGTCGGACGGTCAGGCGGCCAGCCCGGCGCCCGGCAAGAGGACGTTCTCGGACGTGGAGAAGAGCcccgaggcggcggcggcggggaccCAGGCTAAGCGGGCCAACACGGCCTACGAGGGGGCCTTCCAGACCCCCCCGGAGGAGAGGCCCTCGGGGCTCACCGGGGCGTTCTCCACCGTCCTCCTGGAGGACCTCAGGCCTTTCCCCGGCATCTCCAGCCCGCTCGGCGTCACCAAGAACCTCTTTGGCGAGCTGCACGACCCCGCGGAGGACGTGTTCCTGGCCCCGGGGCCGGAGGACTCCAGCTTCACCTCGGACCAGGAGCTCTGCCGCAACCTGTGCCTGGACTCGGACGGCTCGCTGAACGAGAGCTCCGTGCTCGTCGGCGAGAGCCCCACGTCGGAGGCCTCCAGCCCGTCCTGCCGCCGCCGCTCCACGCCGTCCCCGGGCGCGGAGCGCACCGGGGGCCGCGAGGCCTCGACGGAGCCCACCCCGCAGAGGCCCAACCTGTTCCGCCGGGGGGAGCTCCAGTCGCCCTGCCTCGGGCGAGCGCCGGCGGGCGCGACCACCCCGCCTTTGGCCGCCCAGTCGCCGTGCTTCCTGAAGCCCCGGCCCGGGGTGGCGTTCCGCAGCTACTGCAGCTCCATCAGCCGCTCCAACTTCTCCAGCCACTCGGTGGAGTCCATGGACACGTCCTCCATGCCGTCCCTCGTCACGGGCGGCGTCACGCCCGTCCAGAGGACGCACAGCTCCAACGGCTCCCGCTATCAG ACGCCCCAGCCCATGACGCCGTCCCACACCCCCTTCAGGACCCCCAAGAGTGTTCGCCGGGGCCCCGTGCCGGCCCTGGGGGCCCAGATACTGGGCACCCCAGACTATCTGGCCCCGGAACTCCTGCTGGGCAAACCGCACG TTTCAGGATACGGTTGTTGTG ACTTCATGGTGGACTGGTGGGCCCTGGGGGTGTGCCTGTTTGAGTTCCTCACGGGCGTGCCCCCCTTCAACGACGAGACGCCACAGCTTGTCTTCCAGAACATCCTCAACcgag ACATCCCGTggccagagggagaggaggagctgtCCGGGAACGCCAGGAGCGCCATCGAGATCCTGCTGACCATGGACGTGACCAAGCGAGCCGGCCTCAAGG AGCTGAGCGGCCACCCTTTGTTCGAGGGCCAGGACTGGGACGACATCCAGAACCAGGCCATGCCCTTTGTCCCCCAGCCGGAGAACGACACGGACACGTCCTACTTTGAGGCGAGGAACCAGGCCCAGCACCTTGTCGTGTCCGGGTTCAGCCTCTAG